A region of Faecalibacterium taiwanense DNA encodes the following proteins:
- a CDS encoding transposon-transfer assisting family protein, with protein sequence MNFNHEELMLMMLYNTGTRLGLIHELRLMQCYLMPDETALRELSEGVIEKLKLLTDAEFAELEFPPD encoded by the coding sequence ATGAACTTTAACCATGAGGAACTCATGCTGATGATGCTCTACAACACCGGCACCCGGCTGGGGCTTATCCATGAACTGCGGCTCATGCAGTGCTACCTGATGCCCGATGAGACCGCCCTGCGGGAGTTGTCGGAAGGTGTTATCGAGAAGCTGAAACTGCTGACCGATGCCGAGTTTGCCGAACTGGAATTTCCTCCGGACTGA
- a CDS encoding TnpV protein: MNTNSRNVTYSTVGDYQLPNLTLNQPRKPLGKYGRLRRTYLKDHRPVLYNTMLLNGSLYPHLMEVEQTAESQMQQTMKQLLKQNPAPDKEQNQMAWVQHMNSLRAQSEELVLMELIYS, translated from the coding sequence ATGAATACGAACAGCAGAAACGTGACCTACTCGACCGTCGGGGACTACCAGCTCCCGAACCTGACCCTGAACCAGCCCCGGAAGCCGCTGGGCAAGTACGGCAGGCTGCGCCGGACGTACCTGAAAGACCATCGCCCGGTGCTGTACAACACGATGCTCCTGAACGGGAGCCTGTACCCGCACCTGATGGAGGTGGAGCAGACGGCAGAGAGCCAGATGCAGCAGACCATGAAGCAGCTTCTGAAACAGAACCCGGCCCCGGACAAGGAGCAGAATCAGATGGCGTGGGTGCAGCACATGAACAGCCTGCGGGCACAGTCAGAGGAACTGGTGCTGATGGAACTGATTTACAGCTGA
- a CDS encoding LPD16 domain-containing protein, translating to MEQKKEAVYLINDERYLHLRENGAGVGFATYNKVTGEPLESGQISEKNLPPDGQNTISAARNWYLFELSDDDRKAIQQESVKILENIPQAGIGRRRIWEPETLPKDIRLINSHYDDLYRIPDGGVVQVDYPDGRSFTARLEHLDDYHFDMGGLGNVFHICQFAEVMERNHADFYPEIQTQDEQAAWELGGKGYLAIQSCEDGWDYTLYHSDYSVMDGGQLGAPELTIQEAREQILEAHHMEKGRRLLQDYDAVMDKVAEAEELSADHRPSTLEKLAELASDTSAPKSSERSAPEL from the coding sequence ATGGAGCAGAAAAAAGAAGCAGTTTACCTTATCAACGATGAACGCTATCTCCACCTCCGGGAAAACGGTGCAGGGGTCGGCTTTGCCACTTATAACAAGGTAACTGGCGAGCCGCTGGAAAGTGGGCAGATCTCGGAAAAGAATCTGCCGCCAGATGGACAAAACACCATCTCTGCCGCCCGGAACTGGTATCTGTTTGAACTTTCGGACGATGACCGTAAGGCCATCCAACAGGAAAGCGTAAAGATCCTCGAAAACATCCCGCAGGCGGGCATCGGCAGGCGGCGCATCTGGGAGCCGGAAACGCTGCCGAAGGATATTCGTCTCATCAACAGCCACTATGACGACCTCTACCGCATTCCCGATGGCGGAGTTGTACAGGTGGATTACCCGGATGGGCGCAGCTTTACGGCACGGCTGGAACATCTGGATGATTATCACTTTGACATGGGCGGTCTGGGCAATGTGTTCCACATCTGTCAGTTTGCCGAGGTCATGGAACGAAACCATGCAGACTTCTACCCGGAGATTCAGACACAGGACGAGCAGGCTGCATGGGAACTGGGCGGCAAAGGCTACCTTGCCATACAGTCCTGTGAGGATGGATGGGACTACACCCTCTATCACAGCGATTATTCTGTGATGGACGGCGGGCAGCTGGGTGCCCCGGAACTGACCATTCAGGAAGCCCGTGAGCAGATTCTGGAAGCACACCACATGGAAAAGGGCCGGCGGCTACTGCAGGACTACGATGCCGTCATGGACAAAGTTGCGGAAGCCGAGGAACTGAGCGCAGACCACCGCCCTTCCACACTGGAAAAGCTGGCAGAACTGGCAAGTGATACGTCTGCGCCAAAATCGTCTGAACGTTCTGCGCCAGAACTGTGA
- a CDS encoding UDP-N-acetylglucosamine diphosphorylase, protein MENSVSSAALNAAREQLDAAEAAREVILLQHIANGVIIDSRTVQIAPDVVIAPGAVILAGTILRGRTVIGAGCIIGPNTLIEDSIVDEGSTVNASQVYSSHIGPHNNIGPFTHVRVNTVTDYGVHLGAYVETKNSNFARGNTVSHLTYIGDSDVGKYCNFGCGTVTCNYDGKDKFRTQIGDYCFIGCNTNLVAPVKVGNGAYTAAGSTITKDVPAQALGIARERQTNLEGWAEPKMEAYIAKKRSWKTSRASKLSVFRVQTAAQDGPARRFLFAGASFSLIMYIFLHARMLYLGLASDNLSQKGKYNTHEYK, encoded by the coding sequence ATGGAAAATTCTGTTTCTTCTGCTGCGCTGAATGCAGCGCGTGAGCAGCTGGATGCCGCCGAAGCCGCCCGCGAGGTCATTCTGCTGCAGCACATCGCAAACGGCGTGATCATCGACAGCCGCACCGTGCAGATCGCACCGGACGTGGTCATCGCCCCGGGTGCCGTCATTCTGGCCGGTACCATCCTGCGCGGCAGAACAGTCATCGGTGCGGGCTGCATCATCGGTCCCAACACCCTCATTGAGGACAGCATCGTAGACGAGGGCAGCACCGTCAACGCCAGTCAGGTATACAGCAGCCACATCGGCCCTCACAACAACATCGGCCCCTTCACCCATGTGCGGGTGAACACCGTCACCGACTACGGCGTGCATCTGGGTGCATACGTGGAGACCAAGAACTCCAACTTTGCCCGGGGCAACACGGTGAGCCACCTGACCTATATCGGCGACAGCGATGTGGGCAAGTACTGCAACTTCGGCTGCGGCACCGTCACCTGCAACTACGACGGCAAGGATAAGTTCCGCACCCAGATCGGCGATTACTGCTTCATCGGCTGCAACACGAACCTTGTGGCCCCCGTGAAGGTGGGCAATGGTGCCTATACCGCCGCCGGCAGCACCATCACCAAGGACGTGCCCGCACAGGCACTGGGCATCGCCCGGGAGCGCCAGACCAATCTGGAGGGCTGGGCAGAGCCCAAGATGGAAGCCTACATTGCCAAAAAAAGAAGCTGGAAGACGAGCAGAGCAAGTAAGCTGTCCGTTTTTCGCGTACAGACCGCTGCACAGGATGGCCCTGCGCGGCGGTTTTTGTTTGCAGGTGCATCTTTTTCGCTTATAATGTATATCTTTTTACACGCGCGTATGTTATACTTAGGACTTGCATCGGACAATTTATCACAAAAAGGAAAATATAACACTCATGAATACAAATGA
- a CDS encoding radical SAM mobile pair system MarR family transcriptional regulator, protein MKTNGGFLVTKIKQLGDRIFEKILSEKNIDAFNGAQGRILYVLWQENGISIRSLSIKCGLAITSLTTMLERMENQGLIRRVQSETDKRKTLLFLTEKAHALKDEYDSVSDKMGSIYYKGFSEEEITQFEECLDRIRKNLEEWQKS, encoded by the coding sequence ATGAAAACAAATGGCGGATTTCTTGTTACCAAAATAAAACAACTTGGAGATCGAATCTTTGAAAAGATTCTCAGCGAAAAGAATATTGATGCGTTTAACGGAGCCCAAGGGCGTATTCTTTATGTGCTGTGGCAGGAAAATGGAATCTCAATCAGGTCACTCTCGATTAAATGTGGATTAGCGATAACTTCTCTTACTACGATGCTGGAAAGAATGGAAAATCAAGGGCTGATAAGACGTGTTCAGTCTGAAACGGACAAAAGGAAAACACTCCTGTTTCTGACTGAAAAAGCACATGCCTTAAAGGACGAATACGATTCTGTATCTGATAAAATGGGCAGTATTTACTACAAAGGTTTTTCGGAGGAAGAAATTACCCAGTTTGAGGAATGCCTCGACCGTATCAGAAAGAATCTTGAGGAGTGGCAGAAATCATGA
- a CDS encoding radical SAM mobile pair protein A: MSICIKDQIQNMNIVIGCTVGCAYCYARNNVKRWHMIDDFADPEFFPGKLKMMEKKRPQNFLLTGMSDLSGWKSEWRDEVFEKIRENPQHQFLFLTKRPDLLDFDTDLENAWFGVTVTRKAELWRIDALRKNVRAKHYHVTFEPLFDDPGTVDLSGINWIVVGTMTGTQSRKIHTEPEWAWSLADQAHKLGIPVFMKEDLVPIIGDENMIQEMPEEFNKVLEVQKSWKK, from the coding sequence ATGAGTATTTGTATCAAAGATCAGATTCAAAACATGAATATCGTCATCGGATGTACAGTGGGGTGTGCATATTGCTATGCCCGCAATAATGTGAAACGCTGGCATATGATTGATGACTTTGCTGACCCTGAATTCTTTCCAGGTAAGCTCAAGATGATGGAAAAGAAACGTCCGCAGAACTTTCTTCTTACCGGCATGAGCGATCTTTCCGGCTGGAAGTCAGAATGGAGAGACGAGGTATTTGAAAAAATCCGTGAAAATCCACAGCATCAGTTCCTGTTCCTTACAAAGCGACCAGATCTGCTGGATTTTGATACCGATCTGGAAAACGCATGGTTTGGCGTTACGGTGACGAGGAAAGCAGAGCTATGGCGTATCGACGCCCTTCGGAAAAACGTCAGAGCAAAACATTACCATGTTACCTTTGAGCCGTTATTCGACGATCCCGGCACAGTTGACCTTTCCGGAATCAACTGGATCGTTGTGGGCACCATGACAGGAACTCAGAGCAGGAAGATTCATACGGAGCCTGAATGGGCATGGTCTCTGGCGGACCAGGCACATAAGCTCGGCATTCCGGTGTTTATGAAGGAAGACCTTGTCCCTATCATAGGGGATGAAAATATGATTCAGGAAATGCCGGAAGAATTTAATAAAGTGTTAGAGGTACAGAAATCATGGAAGAAGTAA
- the pth gene encoding aminoacyl-tRNA hydrolase produces the protein MNTNDIWLIAGLGNPETKYDGTRHNAGYAALDYLADKWGISVSKTKFEGLWGQGEVDGHKVVLLKPLTYMNLSGDSIAPTAGFFKIPADHVIVLCDDITQNPGKLRIRPSGSAGGHNGLKSIIARLGGENFPRIRIGVGAKPHPDYDLAAWVLGKFPAEDAKALSGRYPDLEAAAKLIMDGKLSLAQSKYNG, from the coding sequence ATGAATACAAATGACATCTGGCTGATTGCCGGTCTTGGCAACCCGGAAACAAAATACGACGGCACCCGCCACAATGCGGGCTATGCCGCGCTGGACTATCTGGCCGACAAGTGGGGCATTTCTGTCAGCAAAACCAAATTTGAAGGCCTGTGGGGTCAGGGCGAAGTGGACGGCCACAAGGTGGTGCTGCTCAAGCCCCTGACCTACATGAACCTTTCGGGCGACTCCATCGCCCCCACGGCGGGCTTTTTCAAGATTCCTGCCGACCACGTCATCGTTCTGTGCGACGATATCACCCAGAACCCCGGCAAGCTGCGCATCCGGCCCTCCGGCTCCGCAGGCGGACATAACGGCCTGAAGAGCATCATCGCCCGCTTGGGCGGGGAGAACTTCCCCCGCATCCGCATCGGCGTGGGTGCCAAGCCCCACCCGGACTACGACCTTGCCGCGTGGGTGCTGGGCAAGTTCCCGGCAGAGGATGCCAAGGCTCTGAGCGGCCGCTACCCTGATCTGGAAGCCGCCGCAAAGCTCATCATGGACGGCAAGCTGAGTCTGGCACAGAGCAAATATAACGGGTAA
- the ppdK gene encoding pyruvate, phosphate dikinase: MSKKYLYYFSEGNDAFGGDKVTMKNTLGGKGAGLAEMTAAGMPVPQGFTITTDACTQYYADGRQINDEITADIFEHLKGLEEITGKKFGDNQNPLLVSVRSGARQSMPGMMDTILNLGLNDEAVEGLAKKTGNARFAYDCYRRFVQMFADVVMMVPKSLFEVEIDKMKEAKGVKNDVDLTADDLKELVGTFKKIYEENEGRPFPQDPRDQLIEAVKAVFRSWDNPRANVYRKMNEIPYEWGTAVNVQQMAFGNSGDRSGTGVAFTRDPATGAKKLMGEYLINAQGEDVVAGVRTPSPISHLKDQMPEVYDQFVEIATRLENYFRDMQDMEFTIEDGHLYMLQTRNGKRTAQAALQIACDLVDEGMITEQEAVLRVEPKQLDTLLHPQFDAAALKAAEVVGKGLAASPGSACGQIVFTAEEAEEMVKSGKMKKVVLVRLETSPEDIVGMQVSQGILTVRGGMTSHAAVVARGMGTCCVSGCGNDNEVKIDEEAKTFEINGHKFVEGDWISIDGSTGNIYGEQVATVAATGNKNFNRFMGWADAARQLLVMTNADNPRDAQQAVDLGAEGIGLCRTEHMFFAEDRIKAVREMICARTVEEREAALAKVEPFQQGDFEAMYRIMGERPMTIRYLDPPLHEFLPTKDEDIKELAADMGMTFDDLKNVVTSLHEFNPMMGHRGCRLAVTYPEIAAMQTRAVIKAALNVSAETGHMITPHIMIPLVGEVKELKFVKDVVVKVADELIAAAGVEMKYQVGTMIEIPRAALTAGEIAKEAEFFSFGTNDLTQMTFGFSRDDAAKFLGAYYENKIYESDPFQHLDQIGVGKLVKMAAHDGRETRPDLGLGICGEHGGDPTSVEFCHNVGLDYVSCSPFRVPIARLAAAQAAIKNPRA, translated from the coding sequence ATGAGCAAAAAGTATCTGTACTACTTCAGCGAAGGCAATGATGCTTTCGGCGGCGACAAAGTCACCATGAAGAATACTCTGGGCGGCAAGGGTGCTGGTCTGGCAGAAATGACCGCAGCCGGTATGCCGGTGCCGCAGGGTTTCACCATCACCACCGACGCCTGCACCCAGTATTATGCAGACGGCCGTCAGATCAATGACGAGATCACTGCTGATATCTTTGAGCACCTCAAGGGTCTGGAAGAGATCACCGGCAAGAAGTTCGGCGATAACCAGAACCCCCTGCTGGTCTCCGTCCGTTCCGGCGCACGTCAGTCCATGCCCGGCATGATGGACACCATCCTGAACCTGGGCCTGAACGACGAGGCTGTTGAAGGTCTGGCAAAGAAGACCGGCAACGCCCGTTTTGCATACGACTGCTACCGCCGCTTTGTGCAGATGTTCGCGGACGTCGTTATGATGGTCCCGAAGAGCCTGTTCGAGGTCGAGATCGACAAGATGAAGGAAGCCAAGGGCGTCAAGAACGACGTGGACCTGACTGCTGATGACCTGAAGGAACTGGTCGGCACCTTCAAGAAGATCTACGAGGAGAACGAAGGCCGTCCCTTCCCGCAGGATCCCCGTGATCAGCTGATCGAGGCTGTCAAGGCCGTCTTCCGCAGCTGGGACAACCCCCGCGCAAATGTCTATCGTAAGATGAACGAGATCCCCTACGAGTGGGGCACCGCTGTCAACGTTCAGCAGATGGCATTCGGCAACTCTGGCGACCGCTCCGGCACCGGCGTTGCATTCACCCGTGACCCCGCCACCGGCGCTAAGAAGCTGATGGGCGAGTACCTGATCAATGCACAGGGCGAGGACGTTGTGGCCGGCGTGCGCACTCCTTCTCCCATCAGCCATCTGAAGGATCAGATGCCTGAGGTGTACGATCAGTTCGTTGAGATCGCGACCCGTCTGGAGAACTACTTCCGCGATATGCAGGATATGGAGTTCACCATCGAGGACGGCCATCTGTACATGCTGCAGACCCGTAACGGCAAGCGTACCGCTCAGGCTGCTCTGCAGATCGCATGTGATCTGGTGGACGAGGGCATGATTACCGAGCAGGAAGCTGTCCTGCGCGTGGAGCCCAAGCAGCTGGATACCCTGCTGCATCCCCAGTTCGATGCCGCTGCCCTGAAGGCCGCCGAGGTCGTCGGCAAGGGTCTGGCAGCTTCTCCCGGTTCTGCCTGCGGCCAGATCGTCTTTACTGCTGAAGAGGCAGAGGAGATGGTCAAGTCCGGCAAGATGAAGAAGGTCGTTCTGGTCCGTCTGGAGACCAGCCCCGAGGATATCGTGGGCATGCAGGTTTCTCAGGGCATCCTGACCGTCCGCGGCGGCATGACCAGCCACGCAGCTGTTGTTGCCCGTGGTATGGGCACCTGCTGTGTCTCCGGCTGCGGCAATGACAACGAGGTCAAGATCGACGAGGAAGCAAAGACCTTCGAGATCAATGGCCACAAGTTCGTCGAGGGCGACTGGATCTCCATCGACGGCTCTACCGGCAACATCTACGGCGAGCAGGTCGCTACCGTGGCCGCTACCGGCAATAAGAACTTCAACCGCTTCATGGGCTGGGCAGACGCTGCTCGTCAGCTGCTGGTCATGACCAACGCTGATAACCCGCGCGACGCACAGCAGGCAGTGGATCTGGGTGCTGAGGGCATCGGCCTGTGCCGTACCGAGCACATGTTCTTCGCAGAGGATCGCATCAAGGCTGTGCGTGAGATGATCTGCGCACGTACCGTGGAAGAGCGCGAAGCTGCTCTGGCCAAGGTCGAGCCGTTCCAGCAGGGTGACTTCGAGGCCATGTACCGCATCATGGGTGAGCGCCCGATGACCATTCGTTATCTGGATCCGCCTCTGCACGAGTTCCTGCCCACCAAGGACGAGGACATCAAGGAGCTGGCTGCCGATATGGGCATGACCTTCGATGATCTGAAGAACGTGGTTACTTCTCTGCACGAGTTCAACCCCATGATGGGTCACCGTGGCTGCCGTCTGGCTGTTACCTACCCTGAGATCGCTGCGATGCAGACCCGCGCTGTGATCAAGGCTGCTCTGAACGTCTCTGCTGAGACCGGCCATATGATCACCCCGCACATCATGATCCCGCTGGTCGGCGAGGTCAAGGAGCTGAAGTTCGTCAAGGACGTTGTGGTCAAGGTCGCAGACGAGCTGATCGCTGCTGCAGGCGTTGAGATGAAGTATCAGGTCGGTACCATGATCGAGATCCCCCGTGCAGCCCTGACTGCCGGCGAGATCGCCAAGGAAGCCGAGTTCTTCAGCTTCGGCACCAACGACCTGACCCAGATGACCTTCGGCTTCAGCCGTGATGATGCCGCCAAGTTCCTGGGCGCATACTACGAGAACAAGATCTACGAGAGCGATCCGTTCCAGCATCTGGACCAGATCGGCGTTGGCAAGCTGGTCAAGATGGCTGCCCACGACGGCCGCGAGACCCGTCCCGATCTGGGTCTGGGTATCTGCGGCGAGCACGGCGGCGACCCCACGAGCGTGGAGTTCTGCCACAATGTCGGTCTGGACTACGTCAGCTGCTCTCCCTTCCGTGTGCCTATCGCACGTCTGGCTGCTGCTCAGGCTGCTATTAAAAACCCGAGAGCATAA
- a CDS encoding C40 family peptidase, giving the protein MEHDPWQLTSFLTTLYDDYTRSEVQGKLKETFKKQYKLTTWVEVQIRYKTVWVISPAGIPVPTQVPYEYRIFHTKLVNRGLEVVIREELNNDQWKRYEIFQDTLGGRPYLFNGGLPPGGSDGSGTPGIDYQVPAEALTDSEFAAIYKEAQKYVGTPYVWGGSSPETGFDCSGYVCWVYNQNGYDVGRTTANGLWNKSQHISEAEAKPGDLVFLRALTTPPA; this is encoded by the coding sequence ATCGAGCATGACCCATGGCAGCTGACTTCGTTCCTGACCACTTTGTATGACGATTACACCCGGTCGGAGGTGCAGGGCAAGTTGAAGGAGACTTTCAAAAAGCAGTACAAGCTGACCACATGGGTGGAGGTGCAGATACGGTATAAGACCGTTTGGGTCATCAGCCCGGCAGGAATCCCGGTTCCTACGCAGGTGCCCTACGAGTACCGCATCTTCCACACCAAGCTGGTCAATCGTGGCTTGGAAGTCGTCATCCGGGAGGAACTGAACAACGACCAGTGGAAACGGTACGAGATCTTTCAGGATACGCTGGGCGGCAGACCCTATCTGTTCAACGGCGGTCTGCCGCCCGGTGGCTCGGATGGCTCCGGCACACCGGGCATCGACTATCAGGTTCCGGCAGAAGCCCTGACAGACAGCGAGTTTGCCGCCATCTACAAGGAAGCCCAAAAGTATGTGGGTACGCCCTACGTCTGGGGCGGTTCCTCCCCGGAAACAGGCTTTGACTGCTCCGGCTACGTCTGCTGGGTCTACAACCAGAACGGCTACGATGTGGGGCGCACTACCGCCAACGGCTTGTGGAATAAGAGCCAGCACATCAGCGAGGCAGAAGCAAAGCCCGGAGATCTGGTCTTTTTAAGGGCACTTACGACACCCCCGGCATGA
- a CDS encoding DUF4315 family protein: protein MSEKSDKLRAMLAKEKERRIKLNNRIEILERRIQEEDSAEVNEMVRTAKVTPEQLAALLRQSATTTPNPAALSAVGATFEKEVDADED, encoded by the coding sequence ATGAGCGAAAAATCGGATAAGCTGCGGGCGATGTTGGCAAAAGAGAAGGAACGCCGCATCAAACTGAACAATCGTATCGAGATTTTGGAGCGGCGCATTCAGGAGGAGGATTCCGCCGAGGTCAACGAGATGGTGCGGACTGCAAAGGTCACGCCGGAGCAGCTCGCCGCCCTGCTGCGGCAGTCAGCTACCACCACCCCGAACCCGGCTGCGCTGTCTGCCGTGGGTGCAACTTTTGAGAAGGAGGTCGATGCAGATGAAGATTAA
- a CDS encoding NlpC/P60 family protein: MSHTGIYLGNGMMVSAGDPIKYANIHSSYWEKHLAGFGRLSK, from the coding sequence ATGAGCCACACCGGAATCTATCTGGGCAACGGCATGATGGTCAGTGCCGGCGACCCCATCAAGTACGCAAACATTCATTCGTCCTACTGGGAGAAGCATCTCGCCGGGTTCGGACGGCTTTCAAAATGA
- a CDS encoding YodL domain-containing protein, with translation MQQKWNQNFDGEPMTDIPQKFLNAGCDVYMVMQLRHDEKILDERFASMRELNRRGKTPDPEHYEVTYYADLSAMWQDVPNNEVLEELFQMFNLSRPQDFEGHSLSVSDVIALKRNGEVSVHYVDSIGFKDLQGFLDKQPERPSVLMNLKEKCDAPECNPTGCRKVRAEHEL, from the coding sequence ATGCAGCAAAAATGGAACCAGAATTTTGACGGTGAACCCATGACGGACATCCCGCAGAAGTTTCTGAACGCAGGGTGCGATGTTTATATGGTGATGCAGCTGCGGCATGACGAAAAAATCCTTGATGAAAGATTTGCTTCTATGCGGGAGTTGAATCGTCGAGGCAAAACGCCTGACCCGGAGCATTACGAGGTCACCTACTATGCTGATCTGTCCGCCATGTGGCAGGATGTGCCAAACAACGAGGTTTTGGAAGAACTGTTTCAGATGTTCAACCTCTCCCGTCCGCAGGATTTTGAGGGACACAGCCTGTCCGTCAGCGATGTAATCGCACTTAAACGCAATGGCGAGGTATCTGTGCATTATGTGGACAGCATCGGCTTCAAGGATTTACAGGGGTTTCTGGACAAGCAGCCGGAACGTCCTTCGGTGCTGATGAATCTCAAAGAAAAGTGCGATGCCCCGGAGTGCAACCCAACTGGATGCCGGAAAGTGAGGGCTGAACATGAACTTTAA
- a CDS encoding DUF4366 domain-containing protein has translation MQMKIKKLGALLVSAALCAGMAAPAFAFEGEAAPVEQPVLPEVVEDVVTVTDETSGALTPEGNLTLVDDYYTNYSDGSGQQFITLVSKSGATFYLVIDRNAKGQQTVHFMNLVDEADLLALMEEEAADAYTAEKEAAAQAEQDRLKSEEEAKKAAEEAAASGTEQPKENKVTKIASGFLGVVVLIALAAGGIFYAFAKQKQKKQAEKEALDPDANYTEDKGDFEIPTEDEPEETGEEDTEPI, from the coding sequence ATGCAGATGAAGATTAAGAAACTGGGTGCACTGCTGGTATCGGCGGCACTGTGCGCTGGCATGGCGGCTCCCGCCTTTGCCTTTGAGGGCGAAGCCGCCCCGGTGGAACAGCCTGTTCTGCCGGAGGTAGTGGAAGATGTTGTCACTGTCACGGACGAAACCTCTGGTGCCCTGACCCCGGAGGGCAATCTGACGCTGGTGGACGACTACTACACCAACTATTCCGATGGCAGCGGTCAGCAGTTCATTACGCTGGTGTCGAAGTCGGGTGCCACCTTCTATCTGGTCATTGACCGCAACGCCAAAGGGCAGCAGACCGTCCACTTTATGAATCTTGTGGATGAAGCCGACCTGTTGGCTCTTATGGAGGAAGAAGCTGCGGACGCTTATACCGCCGAAAAGGAAGCGGCGGCGCAGGCGGAACAGGACAGGCTGAAATCCGAGGAAGAAGCCAAGAAAGCCGCCGAAGAAGCGGCAGCATCCGGCACAGAACAGCCCAAGGAAAACAAGGTCACAAAGATCGCATCCGGCTTTCTGGGCGTAGTCGTGCTGATTGCGCTGGCGGCAGGCGGCATTTTCTACGCTTTCGCAAAGCAGAAGCAGAAAAAACAGGCCGAAAAAGAAGCCCTTGACCCCGATGCAAATTACACCGAGGACAAGGGCGATTTTGAGATTCCCACCGAGGATGAGCCGGAGGAGACCGGCGAGGAAGATACCGAACCCATCTGA
- a CDS encoding radical SAM mobile pair protein B, with product MEEVINGILIREVETKNIMTKSSLPVGGYSVNPYVGCTHACKYCYASFMKRFTGHTEEWGTFLDVKHWPEIKNPKKYAGQRVVIGSVTDGYNPQEEQFGNTRKLLEQLIGSDADILICTKSDLVARDIDLLKKLGRVTVSWSINTLDENFKNDMDSASSIECRIAAMKQVYEAGIRTVCFVSPVFPGITDFEAIFERVKDQCDLFWLENLNLRGGFKKTIMDYIAEKHPDLVPLYDEIYNKHNRSYFEALEVKAAEMAKKYDCAFVDNEMPYGRVPQGHPAIVDYFYHEEIRGTENTGKRNR from the coding sequence ATGGAAGAAGTAATAAATGGAATCCTCATTCGTGAGGTGGAAACAAAGAACATCATGACTAAGTCTAGTCTGCCGGTAGGCGGTTACTCGGTCAATCCCTATGTGGGCTGTACACATGCCTGCAAGTATTGCTATGCTTCTTTTATGAAGCGCTTTACCGGACACACGGAGGAATGGGGCACTTTCCTTGATGTGAAGCATTGGCCGGAAATTAAAAATCCGAAGAAATATGCCGGACAGCGGGTGGTCATCGGTTCTGTGACAGATGGCTACAATCCACAGGAGGAGCAATTCGGGAATACCAGAAAACTTCTGGAGCAGTTAATTGGCAGTGACGCAGATATTCTGATCTGCACAAAGTCGGATCTTGTGGCACGGGATATTGATCTGCTGAAGAAGCTTGGACGAGTAACCGTTTCATGGTCAATCAACACACTGGATGAAAATTTCAAGAACGATATGGACTCTGCTTCTAGCATTGAGTGCCGCATCGCTGCTATGAAGCAGGTATATGAAGCAGGTATCCGTACAGTCTGTTTCGTATCCCCGGTATTCCCCGGTATCACGGACTTTGAAGCCATCTTTGAGCGGGTAAAAGATCAGTGCGATCTGTTCTGGCTCGAAAATCTCAATCTTCGAGGTGGTTTCAAAAAGACAATTATGGATTATATCGCCGAAAAACATCCTGATCTTGTACCACTTTATGACGAGATCTATAACAAGCATAACCGCAGCTACTTTGAAGCACTTGAAGTAAAAGCTGCGGAAATGGCTAAGAAGTATGATTGTGCCTTTGTGGATAATGAAATGCCTTATGGCAGAGTCCCGCAGGGACATCCGGCGATCGTGGATTATTTCTATCATGAGGAAATCCGAGGGACAGAAAATACCGGAAAAAGAAATCGTTAA